A window from Mya arenaria isolate MELC-2E11 chromosome 9, ASM2691426v1 encodes these proteins:
- the LOC128203269 gene encoding uncharacterized protein LOC128203269: protein MEECHKDILLIQRVNLVDNMNMRGGLLSQLIARKVLDPRMVREIKTGRTLDQQAEELLDILPQCGSKAFKLFCDALVADKQGELVSLFLKSETENNETSENNSDRKSSPACVQETETGETKESVSLTHSASRESLPTASYVQPVTIREEYQQESYRRSIEPHGAILVEPNLDQGHGIMQRRPSDDQDFQQEARYFYENKFLDPSKVSKSVYSVYNSGGMMCSQNDKERLFRPEYGYGSHSKHKVPGLYEEPGIKYDMIAKDSSPANMINHGKHELTRSIAHSPNVFMHSPQKSGLPSNVANVNTKFHENSEYSNRFAPLKSRNHLGDDRSQFSQESNGNPQVRVLTDRNYESEVRNNQKRSRNRFDDEHFMEKDVQHFEGPYPAMTPKAYQREYTELPERFVEVNSDADNRQDRKIVTLRRHVERVLPVSRHPDLQTKEYPEMGDNYVPHRLARNDSVDTMHKRPSSEQLETNYSKRFREDVDSVPNQDVPDRQVNQTAVERLVHSDLQNSKDIVRIPTPQKTKPSPIPIISESPRVTSQPKFYIQGDLEHEKGQRSSLLGAMDDPEIDLTDGPITVHVELCARQFYLNHYKKAYQMARIPRGKALILNVNQVVGKTERRGTDIDRDNLHHLLCQLHFDVTVTNDEDGLTALEMVKKLQDFSQDPGHALGDCCVVCILSHGEEGYIFGADGKKFELDAVFSLFDNTCCPDLRGKPKMFIIQACRGGALDRGVQYYPDEHDGADARVRQVPSMSDMLICYPTQEGYYAWRNRDRGSWYVEALVQVFMKYAHCEDVCAMLNRVNLLVSKKVSHCPNADMDRMSQMSEYKSTLRMPHLFFFPGIGTA, encoded by the exons ATGGAGGAGTGCCACAAAGACATCCTCTTGATCCAGCGTGTTAACCTGGTAGACAATATGAACATGAGAGGTGGCCTGCTATCCCAGCTTATTGCCAGAAAGGTCCTTGATCCCAGGATGGTCAGAGAGATAAAG ACTGGGCGCACCCTGGATCAGCAAGCCGAGGAGCTGCTAGACATCTTACCCCAGTGTGGATCTAAGGCCTTCAAACTCTTCTGTGATGCACTCGTTGCTGACAAACAG GGAGAATTAGTATCGCTCTTTCTAAAATCAGAAACAGAAAACAATGAAACTTCAGAAAATAATTCTGATAGAAAATCAAGCCCAGCTTGTGTACAAGAGACTGAAACCGGTGAAACCAAAGAGTCTGTTTCATTGACACATTCAGCATCCAGGGAGAGCTTACCCACTGCATCATATGTACAGCCTGTGACGATTCGAGAAGAATACCAACAAGAATCATATAGGAGAAGTATAGAACCGCACGGTGCTATATTGGTGGAGCCAAATTTAGATCAAGGGCATGGTATCATGCAGCGTAGACCCAGTGATGACCAAGATTTTCAGCAGGAAGCTAgatatttctatgaaaataaGTTTCTCGATCCATCTAAGGTTTCAAAATCAGTGTATTCTGTGTATAACAGTGGTGGTATGATGTGTAGTCAGAATGATAAAGAGCGGTTGTTTAGACCAGAGTATGGTTATGGCTCACATAGCAAGCATAAAGTACCAGGGTTGTATGAAGAACCTGGGATCAAATATGATATGATTGCAAAAGACTCCTCGCCAgcaaatatgataaatcatggtAAACATGAGCTAACCAGAAGTATTGCTCATTCACCAAATGTGTTCATGCATTCTCCACAGAAATCCGGTCTTCCGTCCAATGTTGCCAATGTTAATACAAAGTTTCATGAGAATTCTGAGTATTCCAATAGATTTGCTCCATTAAAATCTAGAAATCACTTGGGTGATGATAGGTCCCAATTTAGCCAAGAATCAAATGGAAATCCTCAAGTTAGGGTATTGACTGATAGAAATTATGAATCAGAGGTTAGAAATAACCAGAAAAGGTCTCGGAACAGATTTGATGATGAACATTTTATGGAAAAAGATGTTCAACATTTTGAAGGGCCATATCCTGCTATGACACCAAAAGCCTATCAAAGGGAATATACTGAGTTACCTGAAAGGTTTGTTGAAGTAAATTCTGATGCTGACAATAGAcaagacagaaaaatagtaacaTTGAGACGCCATGTTGAAAGAGTACTTCCTGTTTCACGCCATCCTGACCTCCAGACTAAAGAGTATCCAGAAATGGGAGATAATTATGTTCCACACAGGCTGGCTAGGAATGACAGTGTTG ATACCATGCATAAGCGACCATCATCAGAGCAGTTAGAGACAAATTACA GCAAAAGATTTCGTGAGGATGTCGATAGTGTACCTAATCAAGATGTCCCTGACCGCCAGGTCAACCAAACTGCTGTGGAAAGACTAGTACATTCTGACCTTCAAAATTCCAAAGACATTGTGCGAATTCCAACGCCCCAAAAAACCAAACCCTCTCCAATTCCTATCATATCAGAGTCACCAAGGGTTACCTCTCAGCCAAAGTTCTATATTCAGGGTGACCTTGAGCATGagaaaggtcaaaggtcatcaTTGCTAGGAGCGATGGATGACCCAGAAATTGACCTCACTGATGGACCAATCACTGTGCATGTCGAGTTGTGTGCACGGCAGTTTTATCTTAACCATTATAAAAAG GCATACCAGATGGCCCGCATACCCCGAGGCAAGGCTCTGATTCTCAATGTGAACCAGGTTGTGGGTAAGACCGAGAGACGGGGGACTGACATTGACCGGGATAACCTCCATCATCTACTCTGTCAACTACATTTTGATGTCACTGTTACCAATGATGAGGATGGGCTGACAGCTCTG GAAATGGTGAAAAAGCTACAAGATTTCTCCCAAGATCCCGGCCACGCCCTAGGAGACTGCTGTGTGGTGTGCATCCTCAGTCACGGCGAGGAAGGCTACATATTCGGTGCTGATGGGAAAAAGTTTGAGCTTGACGCAGTTTTCTCCCTGTTTGATAATACGTGCTGCCCAGACTTGAGAGGGAAACCCAAGATGTTTATTATACAGGCTTGCAGGGGAG GAGCGTTGGACCGTGGAGTACAGTACTATCCGGATGAACATGATGGGGCAGACGCCAGAGTGAGACAGGTGCCGTCCATGTCTGACATGCTCATCTGTTACCCTACTCAGGAAG GTTACTATGCATGGCGTAATCGAGATCGGGGAAGCTGGTATGTGGAAGCCTTGGTACAGGTCTTCATGAAGTATGCACACTGTGAGGACGTTTGTGCCATGCTGAACAGG GTAAACCTGTTGGTGTCCAAGAAGGTATCTCATTGTCCGAATGCCGACATGGACCGAATGTCTCAGATGTCGGAATACAAGAGTACACTGCGCATGCCACATCTGTTCTTCTTTCCCGGCATTGGAACAGCTTGA
- the LOC128203171 gene encoding uncharacterized protein LOC128203171: MMAGRLKLIKLLKHARKLCKVTAAPAVMFGTVAVGFKRNTWNADKKDSIVFLSKEENAKPSKVQIKMTKNGENREDPVLPNGDYNWSCKCIEHDVVGPCNISFRPLAKFMHDNKIKETLNVLPQELRGQFDSLMDDYLSCTMDHPKYYVNLLSLEELEDIRDEKIAEQQKLKDRELHTQRFGKDTVFFISKEENKIPCKVVIPKGEDLEEFREPLNPDGTVNWACGCIERDVVGPCNSEFRVFRQLIHDTKGYKDDMPMEKQMELHTIIKSYFDCMNEHPIYYAATLKRTTEGDDSEDVDVKADNNNDTDSKGEVSP; encoded by the exons ATGATGGCGGGTcgattaaaattaattaaactacTTAAGCATGCAAGAAAACTTTGTAAAGTAACTGCTGCACCCGCTGTCATGTTTGGGACAGTGGCAGTTGGCTTCAAAAGGAATACATGGAATGCGGACAAGAAAG ATTCCATAGTGTTTCTGtcaaaagaagaaaatgcaaaaCCTTCAAAAGTGCagatcaaaatgacaaaaaatggaGAAAACAGAG AAGACCCTGTGCTGCCGAATGGCGATTACAACTGGAGCTGTAAATGTATCGAACATGACGTTGTGGGGCCTTGTAACATATCATTCCGACCCCTAGCGAAGTTCATGCATGATAACAAGATCAAAGAAACCCTCAATGTTTTGCCACAAGAGTTACGTGGACAGTTTGATAG CCTGATGGATGACTACCTTTCTTGTACTATGGACCACCCAAAATACTACGTTAACCTACTGTCATTAGAAGAACTGGAAGATATACGAGATGAGAAGATCGCAGAGCAACAAAAACTGAAAGATAGGGAGCTCCATACTCAAAGATTTG GGAAGGACACAGTGTTTTTCATCTCTAAGGAAGAGAACAAGATCCCATGTAAAGTGGTAATCCCAAAGGGTGAAGATTTAGAGGAGTTTCGAG AACCTCTCAATCCTGACGGCACAGTCAACTGGGCTTGTGGATGTATAGAAAGAGACGTAGTCGGCCCATGCAACTCTGAGTTCCGTGTTTTCCGACAACTCATTCATGACACCAAGGGCTATAAGGATGATATGCCTATGGAAAAGCAGATGGAGCTACATACAATTATTAAAAGCTACTTTGACTGTATGAATGAACATCCAATTTATTATGCGGCGACGCTAAAAAGGACAACTGAGGGTGATGATAGTGAAGATGTAGATGTTAAAGCtgacaataataatgatactgaTTCTAAAGGAGAGGTTTCACCTTGA